The proteins below are encoded in one region of Roseovarius bejariae:
- a CDS encoding AMP-binding protein, protein MGGENLVQSSQAAEGLQSIPALLQRNATQYASKMAYREKEYGIWQCWTWAETGKEIEALALGFINLGIKEGDFVAVIGRNRPHFYWSMVAAQSVGAIPVPLYQDSAAEEMAYVMDHCGARFAIVEDQEQVDKLIDIQDELHQFEHMIYVDPRGLRKYDHHKLHTFTGIQEQGRAAYWEFIEDLKARREKLTYDSVCVMLYTSGTTGKPKGVVLSNRNIIEASKSSAEFDNLNKDDEVLAYLPMAWVGDFIFSIGQAYWTGFCVNCPESADTMQTDLREIGPTYYFAPPRVFETQLTNVMIRMEDAGRFKKWLFDTFMEHARKVGPSILDGKPVGAWDRFKYALGNMFVYGPLKDTLGFGNVRVGYTAGEAIGPEIFEFYRSLGINLKQLYGQTEASVFITVQPDGEVRNDTVGVPAPGVEIKIDESGEVFYRSAGTFEYYYKNEESTKKTKDPEGWVATGDAGFFEEGSGHLRIIDRAKDVGKMADGRMFAPKYVENKLKFFPNILEAVVFGNGREECTAFINIDLTAVGNWAERNNIGYASYQELAGHPQVLETIQEHVEEVNRSLADDPMLAHCQVHRFLVLHKELDADDGEMTRTRKVRRGVIAEKFEDLLNALYDGSDEVFTTTEVTYEDGRKGSISATLKIVDAEVSPVAAPGKVAAE, encoded by the coding sequence ATGGGAGGAGAAAACTTGGTACAGTCGTCTCAGGCGGCGGAAGGGCTTCAGTCCATTCCGGCGCTATTGCAACGCAACGCCACGCAATACGCGTCGAAGATGGCGTATCGCGAGAAAGAATACGGCATCTGGCAGTGCTGGACCTGGGCGGAAACCGGGAAAGAGATCGAAGCGCTTGCGCTTGGCTTTATCAATCTTGGGATCAAGGAAGGCGATTTCGTCGCGGTGATCGGGCGGAACCGTCCGCATTTCTATTGGTCCATGGTGGCCGCGCAATCGGTGGGGGCGATCCCGGTGCCATTGTATCAGGATTCGGCCGCCGAGGAGATGGCCTATGTCATGGATCATTGTGGCGCGCGGTTTGCGATTGTCGAGGACCAGGAGCAGGTCGATAAGCTGATCGACATTCAGGACGAGCTGCACCAGTTCGAGCATATGATTTACGTCGATCCGCGTGGCTTGCGGAAGTACGATCATCACAAGCTGCACACCTTCACAGGGATTCAGGAGCAGGGCCGCGCCGCCTATTGGGAGTTCATCGAGGATCTCAAGGCGCGGCGTGAAAAGCTGACGTACGACAGCGTTTGCGTGATGCTTTATACCTCGGGGACGACGGGCAAACCCAAGGGGGTTGTCCTGTCGAACCGCAATATCATCGAGGCGTCGAAGTCTTCCGCCGAGTTCGATAACCTGAACAAGGATGACGAGGTTCTGGCCTATCTGCCGATGGCATGGGTGGGCGATTTCATCTTTTCCATCGGGCAGGCCTATTGGACGGGGTTCTGCGTGAACTGCCCTGAAAGCGCCGACACGATGCAGACCGACCTGCGCGAGATCGGGCCGACGTATTATTTCGCCCCGCCGCGGGTGTTCGAGACGCAGCTGACCAACGTGATGATCCGGATGGAGGATGCGGGCCGCTTCAAGAAGTGGCTGTTCGATACCTTCATGGAACATGCCCGCAAGGTTGGGCCGTCTATTCTGGATGGCAAGCCCGTGGGCGCTTGGGACCGATTCAAATATGCCTTGGGCAATATGTTCGTCTATGGGCCGCTCAAGGATACGCTGGGCTTTGGCAATGTGCGGGTTGGCTATACCGCCGGTGAGGCCATCGGGCCGGAGATTTTCGAATTCTACCGGTCGCTCGGTATCAACCTGAAGCAGCTTTACGGCCAGACCGAGGCCAGCGTGTTCATCACGGTGCAGCCCGATGGCGAGGTGCGCAACGATACCGTGGGTGTGCCGGCCCCCGGCGTGGAGATCAAGATCGACGAGTCGGGCGAGGTCTTCTATCGCAGTGCGGGGACGTTCGAGTATTACTACAAGAACGAGGAAAGCACGAAAAAGACCAAGGACCCGGAAGGCTGGGTCGCGACGGGCGATGCGGGGTTCTTCGAAGAAGGCAGCGGGCATTTGCGGATCATCGACCGCGCCAAGGACGTGGGCAAGATGGCCGATGGCCGGATGTTTGCGCCCAAGTACGTGGAAAACAAGCTCAAGTTCTTCCCCAACATCCTGGAAGCCGTGGTTTTCGGCAACGGTCGAGAGGAATGCACGGCCTTCATCAACATCGACCTGACGGCGGTGGGCAACTGGGCCGAACGCAACAACATTGGCTATGCTTCGTATCAGGAACTGGCCGGGCATCCGCAGGTGCTTGAGACGATCCAAGAGCATGTCGAAGAGGTCAATCGCAGTCTCGCCGACGATCCGATGCTGGCGCATTGCCAAGTGCATCGGTTCCTTGTGCTGCACAAGGAACTGGATGCCGACGATGGCGAGATGACCCGCACCCGCAAGGTGCGTCGTGGTGTGATTGCCGAGAAGTTCGAGGACCTTCTGAACGCGCTTTACGACGGGTCTGACGAGGTCTTTACCACAACCGAAGTGACCTATGAGGATGGCCGCAAGGGCAGCATCAGCGCGACGTTGAAAATTGTCGATGCGGAGGTCTCACCGGTGGCGGCGCCGGGGAAAGTGGCGGCGGAATGA
- a CDS encoding hybrid sensor histidine kinase/response regulator → MTASKTDTDAMTMAGLNLIQQAMSIYDADLHLAVCNHRFQEMFDLPDHLVTPGASFADTIRFLAMRGDYGEVTDFDEFVRTRVEQARAFEPHYMERTRANGRIISVEGTPLPQGGWVTVYTDITRTKRQESLLRTRSEELSGQLLTYSEELAATNRELSATITALEETKRQLTASEARTRLTTEMMPAHIAHVGADRRYTYSNRRLSAVMPGSNSEIIGLPIDEALGPQPYRAIRPYLDDAFRGKASVFEFTHEPSSRRIRVAFTPEDTQGGVYILSMDITEEAQTRSVLQQTRRREMAAQLTSGLAHDFSNLLTIILGMQSKLQRMDLGDDAETLISATIGAARRGGGLLNRIADMTGPREHTPAPTDLAAFLADLETLARSTLPDNVSFTINNLAHPGRYLLDPGMLQDSLLNLVINARDAVETHGAITLTTACLQDTWLEFTIADTGPGFSKAALTHALDPFFTTKGGEGSGLGLSMVYDMTKLAGGRVKLSNTDTGGRVSLRLPMRRAGAVDTTGMVLLVEDSPDLRDTIRDMLRNRGHTVIEASSVDEALALLNELPEISALLSDISLEGDKTGLDLIQSLPEGHCPAYLMTSLPRQDPLHDAARQVAPVLRKPFDAAQLDAFLNPDAMP, encoded by the coding sequence ATGACCGCCAGCAAAACCGATACCGATGCCATGACCATGGCGGGCCTGAACCTGATCCAGCAGGCCATGTCGATCTACGATGCCGACCTGCACCTGGCCGTCTGCAACCACCGCTTCCAGGAAATGTTCGACCTGCCCGACCACCTTGTGACACCGGGGGCCTCCTTTGCCGATACCATCCGGTTCCTGGCCATGCGTGGCGATTATGGCGAGGTCACAGACTTTGACGAATTCGTGCGCACCCGCGTCGAACAGGCCCGCGCGTTCGAGCCGCATTACATGGAACGCACCCGCGCCAATGGCCGGATCATCAGCGTCGAAGGCACCCCCCTGCCCCAAGGCGGCTGGGTTACCGTTTATACAGACATCACACGCACCAAACGGCAGGAAAGCCTGCTGCGCACCCGCTCCGAGGAACTCTCGGGCCAACTCCTCACCTACTCAGAAGAACTCGCCGCCACCAACCGCGAGCTTTCGGCCACCATCACGGCACTGGAAGAAACAAAGCGCCAGCTTACGGCCTCCGAGGCCCGCACACGCCTGACGACCGAGATGATGCCCGCCCATATCGCCCACGTCGGCGCCGACCGCCGCTATACCTATTCGAACCGGCGGCTCAGCGCGGTGATGCCCGGCAGCAACTCCGAGATAATCGGCCTGCCCATCGACGAGGCCTTGGGCCCGCAACCCTATAGGGCGATCAGACCCTACCTCGACGATGCCTTCCGTGGCAAAGCCTCGGTCTTCGAGTTCACCCATGAACCAAGTTCGCGCCGCATCCGCGTGGCCTTCACCCCCGAAGACACCCAAGGCGGCGTGTATATCCTGTCGATGGACATCACCGAAGAGGCGCAAACCCGCTCGGTCCTGCAACAAACCCGCCGCCGGGAAATGGCCGCGCAATTGACCAGCGGGCTGGCGCATGACTTTTCGAACCTGCTGACCATCATCCTCGGGATGCAATCCAAGCTGCAACGCATGGATTTGGGGGACGACGCCGAAACCCTCATCTCCGCCACGATCGGCGCGGCCCGGCGCGGTGGCGGGTTGCTCAACCGGATCGCGGATATGACCGGCCCGCGTGAACATACCCCCGCCCCCACCGACCTTGCCGCCTTTCTGGCCGACCTCGAAACCCTCGCCCGCTCCACCCTGCCCGATAACGTCAGCTTCACCATCAATAACCTCGCCCACCCCGGACGCTACCTGCTCGATCCGGGCATGTTGCAGGATTCGCTGCTGAACCTCGTGATCAACGCCCGCGATGCCGTGGAGACCCATGGCGCCATCACGCTCACCACCGCCTGCCTGCAAGACACCTGGCTGGAATTCACCATCGCCGACACAGGCCCCGGCTTTTCCAAAGCGGCTCTGACCCATGCGCTCGATCCGTTCTTCACCACCAAGGGCGGCGAAGGCTCCGGGCTTGGCCTGTCGATGGTCTATGACATGACCAAACTCGCCGGCGGACGTGTGAAACTGTCGAACACCGACACCGGCGGGCGGGTCTCGCTTCGCCTGCCGATGCGCCGCGCCGGGGCGGTGGACACCACCGGCATGGTACTCTTGGTCGAAGACAGCCCCGATCTGCGGGACACCATCCGCGATATGCTCCGCAATCGCGGCCACACTGTGATCGAGGCCAGCTCGGTGGACGAGGCACTGGCGCTCCTGAACGAATTGCCCGAGATTTCCGCGCTGCTCTCGGACATCTCGCTGGAGGGCGACAAGACCGGCCTCGACCTGATCCAGTCCCTGCCCGAAGGCCATTGCCCCGCCTATTTGATGACCTCCCTGCCACGTCAGGATCCGCTTCACGATGCGGCACGCCAAGTGGCCCCCGTATTGCGCAAACCCTTCGACGCCGCACAGCTTGATGCTTTCCTGAACCCGGATGCCATGCCATGA